A segment of the Nitrosospira briensis C-128 genome:
GTAGCGGTAGGGACCGAGCCGTTAAGCACCGGGTAAAGCAACGTATAGACAGTCACATCGTTAACGTTGGCCAGTTCTTTTTCCAGACGCTTGCAGTAGGGGCAATTCGGGTCGGAAAAAACCACGAGCTTGCGCTTTCCATTTCCCTTGACTGCTTTAATTGCAAGTTCCAATGGGAGAGAGTCAACACTTATTCGCCGTGCATCCTTGATCTGCTGCAAGCGATCGCTGGTCAAGCTCTGCTTCGTTTGCGGATCAACGACATGGCCGAAAAAAAGGTATGACGCTTTTTCATCGGTATAAAACAATTCTCCACCCACCACCACTTCGTATAGCCCGAGGTAGGGAGTTTTCTTCAGGCTTTCGATTTTCT
Coding sequences within it:
- a CDS encoding DsbC family protein, which gives rise to MRINLVFSSLLLCFLFGTAFADEASLKKAIQANFPGEKIESLKKTPYLGLYEVVVGGELFYTDEKASYLFFGHVVDPQTKQSLTSDRLQQIKDARRISVDSLPLELAIKAVKGNGKRKLVVFSDPNCPYCKRLEKELANVNDVTVYTLLYPVLNGSVPTATSIWCSPDRLKAWEDFMLKDIAPTGKDCETPIGKLLQAGQKNGISGTPTLIFADGSIAPGLMAAEAIEKKLGVSSAK